GCAGGACGGCGAAGGAAAGACGGAAGAGATGGAACGGTCACATCCGATTGAGCCGACTGTCACCGCCTCCTCCGTAGGCACCTCTGCGGTTCAAACCGACAGACCGTTGGAAAGCAACGGGCAGAGTATCTCCGCTACACAGCCCGCAATGGACGGACTACCGCCGTCTCTGGCGGAAAAGGTGTTTATCGTCAGACCGAAAATATAATCTGCAATGTCATCATCACATTCAACCGGCAGCCCCCGACTTGTCATTACGACAAAACGGGGGCTTTGCTGTTGCGTACAATCCGAAATTACGTGCCTTTGGGAGGTCTCTTCCTCTTGCGTTTGAGGTTCTCTGTAAAGTGGGTTTGCATAAAGGCAAGGATTTCCGATTCCAGATACCACGTCTTGTGGTAAACGATGTGGTAAGGAAGTGTCCCCGATGCCCGATAACGTTGCAGGGTACGTTTGCTCACTTGAAGCATCATGCACACCTCTTGATTATCCAGCAGAGGTTCTCCGTCTATCATCGGACGCTGGGGGATGTCGGGAGCTGTCTGTTTTAGGTCATCGAAACGCTTCATGATGCGTTCCATCCATTCAAGGAAGGTCGCTCTATCCAATAGTTCCATCCTTTATCCTCCTGCTTTTAAGTTCGAAGTTATGCCGTAGTTCTTTCAGGTTCTGAGGATTGCAGTACAGGCTCTTGTTTCGTATCGCCTCCTCGATGTCGTGCAGGTCATAGTAGCAACGTCCGTAGATCATCTTGTAACTGATTCTGTCCGTACTGCGCATACGCTGGAGAGTACGCTTACTGATGCCGAGTATCTCGGCTAACTCATCATTGGTGACAAGGCGGTTCTCATACTCTATCTTTGCCTTTTCTTCCCTTTCCACATACCGGAGAATCTTCTCTATCTTGCCCATCAGTTCGTGGTAGGCTTTGCTTTCGATTGTTATGACATCCATGACGCTTTGAATTTGATTATGCTGCAAAGTTCGGGAGTTAAAACCGTCCGGATTGTATGCTAAATATGTACTGAATAGAGATTTTTCTGTCTGATTCCAAAAGCCATACGACAAAAGCATCCATATCGAAGCCACAAGTACGCAATAAAGGAAATGCTGGTCTTGAATACTTACGCCATAAGTACATTTGCACAAAGTGTAATCTTAAAACGAACAGAAATATGGAAGTAATAACAATCGAGAAGAAAACGTATGAAGCCATGATGGAGTGTTTCCGCATTTTGACCGCCAAAGTCGATGCCCTGTGTCGGGAATGTGACGAGAAGCGTATGGGCAGATGGCTGGACAATCAGGATGTCTGTCAAATCCTGAACATCAGTTTGCGTACCTTGCAGACCTACCGTAGCAACCGAATGTTGCCCTATACACAAATAGGGTATAAGATGTTCTACAAGCCGGAGGATGTCGGGAAACTGCTCGAACAATCCTCCGCTTTATGACCAATGAATAATATCACCACTAAATCCGATGTAAAATATGGACAACGACGTAAAGACCAAGAACAATGAAGAGATTGCGCACTTTCTCAACGCGAGCGACCGCATGATAAAGGGAATTGATGCCTTGCGTAAAAAGAACAGACCTCTGCTTAACGGGCATCGCTATCTGACGGATGATGAGTTATCCCGCCTGTTACATATCAACCGACGCACGTTGCAGGATTATCGCAACATGGGAAGAATCTCCTTTGTTAAGTTAGGCGGAAAGGTACTCTACCGGGAAGAAGATGTAGAAAAACTGTTGCAGGAGAATTATCGCCCTCGGTTTGAGAAGCCTTGACAGAGCAACAGGCAGTAAGAAACTCTTCTCTTACTGCCTGTTCTCATATTCAGTTGTACCATCCGCCTTTGCCATAACACACAAGTAATGGAGGACTTGTTCTCTTCTTTTCGGTCAGTCTTCCGATTATCCATTGACGGAAACTCTTTGCCTGTGGAGAAGCAAAGCGAAATGACAGCATCGTAATCATTTCAAGGTTGTATAAATCCACCGCACGATCCCTAAACAATAGCGTTTGCATTACCTCATCTTCCCTGAGCAAGCCATCTTTGAAGATAGACTTGATGTGGCTGTTTACCTTGCCGGAGAATACGCCGAACAAATCGGCTATTTCACAAGCCGACATCCAAACGGGAGTTGTCGGGATATGTACTTTTCCATTCTCTCCAATGGTTATGATTTCTCTTTTCATCGTTCGTCCTTCTTTTATATAGTGATCCCATTGAACTGCTCTATCTTACTCAGTTTATCGGAAAGTGCCGCCATATCTCGACTTTCCTTTTCGTGGGTGATTTTGGCATAAATCTGCGTGGTGCGGATGTTCGTATGTCCGAGCATCTTGGAAAGGGTTTCGATGGGAACGCCGTTGGTCAGACAGATTTCCGTTGCCATGGTATGGCGGCTGGTGTGCCACGTAATCTCTTTTTCGATACCGCAGAGTCCGATGATTTTCTTGATGTTCTTGCAGGCGGTAATATACTGCGGAACGGGCAGGAGGTAATCCTCCTTCGCCATGCCATCGTACTTCTCGATAATCTGCTTCGGAATATCCAAAAGCATGATATTGGACTCCACACCTGTCTTTTGTCGCTTGGTCATAATCCAGAGTTTACCGTCAAAAGAAGTCTGAAGGTTATCTTTGGTCAGGTTCTTCATATCGGTAAAGGACAAGCCTGTAAAGCAACAGAAAACATACAAATCCCGAGCAAGTTCCATTGATTTACGCCTGAATTTCAAATCCAACAGCCTGCGGATTTCATCCTTGGTCAGATAGTCCCTGTCGGTACTCTCGGCGGATATGCTGTAATCCACGAACGGGTCACGAACTATCCATCCGTGATTCTGGGCAATGGTAATCATACGGCGCAGGGGCATCATGTAAATCCATACCGTGTTGTTACAGCATTGCTTTTCGGTGCGCAGGAAGATGTCAAAGTCGGTAATGAAAGCCGGAGTGAGTTCTTTCAAAGCAATGTCGCTGACACGGTAGCGGTTCTTGATGAACTCCTCCAAATGCTTATAGACCGTGCAATACTTGTGGTAGGTGGATGGGCATCGCAAGCCTGCATCGACCTGTTTGAAAAAGTCCTCATTGTGCTGGGCAAAGACTTTCAGCAAGGTTTCATGCCGCATTTCCAAGCCCAAGAAAGCGTTCTTCACTTTCTCGGCAGTGACATAGTTATCCCGCTCGGCTATCTCCTTGTATTTGGCATTGATACCGACACGTATCTTGTCTAAGAAACGATTGGTTTCCAACGCCACGGTACTTTTGCCCGAAGCACGGTTGCTCTTGATGTCCCACAAGTCGGGATGGATGTCGCATTTGCAACTGAACTGGGCTATCGTACCGTCAATGGTGATACGGCACATCACGGGAACGGAACCGTTCTTCTTGGGGGTGTTCTTTTTGAGGTAGAACAGAACCTTAAACGTACTACGCATAACTCTGACTTTTTACGGTTTACAAAACTATTCATTGTCAGGTTATTTGTTGCTATGCAAAACATTGTCGTTCAATGGTAAAGAAACAATCCGCAATTTATTTGCCTGTTTCTTTTCATCGAAGTACCTTTGCAGGAGGTAATCCCCGAAATTCAGGTCGGATATTGCGCTGTTCGTTACCGCTTTTCCCAACCCTCACTTGCAAAGGAGGCGGTAATGTTTTGGTAACGCTGCTCTGTCCGAAGTAGGCATAAGCCTGTCTTTTCGAGGTTTTGCGCCGAAAGGCTTAAAAATCAGAACCGACTGACTCACAAATCATTCACGCTATTTCGCCTTTTCTTGAACCTTGGGGATAGATTTTCAGAAAGAAAAGTGACATATTGTTTGGCGGAATAAAATAAAAATTCTACTTTTGCAAAAGGAACAGTTGCATTATGCGACTGCATCGTCTAAAAAACAAGATATGAAGTCATACGCATCTTTTTATTACTTTTATTTTTACTTTGCAAGGAATTGTAAAGCGGGAAGTTGCGTGTGAATTTCAACTTAAGGTTAGAATGAATTAAAAAACAAAATACGAAACGGTCCCGCTTGTAAGAGCGAGGACCGTTTTTCATTTGTCAACGTATGAAGAAAATAGCAATACAGGGTGAACGTGGTTCCTTCCATGACATCGCAGCACATCAATATTTTGATGGCGAAGCGTTTGAATTGCTTTGCTGTAAGACGTTCGAACAAGTGTTTGAACATATTCAGCATGACTCATCTGTGATTGGACTCGTAGCCATTGAGAATACGATTGCCGGTTCATTGCTCCATAATTATGAACTGTTGCGTTCGAGTGGGGCTGTTGTGATAGGCGAACAGAAACTTCATATCAAACATGCGCTATGTTGTCTTGCCAGTGAGGACTGGAGTGATATCCATGAAGTGCATTCCCACCCCGTGGCTTTGGCGCAGTGTCGTAACTTCCTTGCCATGCATTCTGAACTAAAAGCTGTGGTCGCAGAAGACACAGCCGGCAGTGCAGCATACATTGCTCATCATGCAAAGTACGGTTGGGCTGCTATATGTTCGAGTTATGCTGCCGAGCTGTATGGCATGAAAGTGTTGCAGGAAGACATTCATGACAACAAGCATAACTTTACGCGTTTCCTCGTGTTGAGCAATGCTTCGCAGGCCTCTTTGCTCCGTTCGGAAGAAAAGATTAACAAGGCGAGCTTGGTGTTCAGCCTGCCCGATGAAGAGGGAAGCCTGAGTAAAATCCTCACTATTCTCAGTTTCTATGGTATCAACTTGACGAAAATCCAGTCGCTTCCCATTATCGGTCGCGAGTGGGAGTATATGTTCTATGTTGACATTGTTTTCTCAAATCCCATGCGTTATCGTCAGAGTATAGATGCCATCACACCGCTTGTAAAGAACATAAAAATACTTGGAGAATATGAAAGCAGCAAATAGAGTCAATGAAATTCAGGAATATTATTTCAGCAGAAAACTGAAAGAAGTTGCCCAACTCAATGCCGCTGGTGAGAATATCATCAGTTTAGCCATTGGAAGTCCCGACCTTCCACCGTCTAAACAAACCATAGATAAGCTTTGTGAGGTGGCGCGTAGGCCTGATGCTCATGGCTATCAGCCAACTGTTGGGACGCCTGAACTGCGCGAGGCTATGGCTACTTTCTATCAGCGTTGGTATGGTGTGACGTTGGATCCGAAGACTGAAATCCAACCTTTGATAGGAAGTAAGGAGGGTATTCTGCATACAACGCTGGCCTTTGTGAACCCTGGTGATAAGGTGTTGGTGCCCAATCCGGGGTATCCTACCTATACCAGTTTGAGCAAGATTCTCGGTGCAGAGATTGTGAACTATAATCTGCAGGAGGACAATGGCTGGCAGCCCGACTTTGAAGCTTTGGAACAAATGAACCTCACGGGAGTGAAATTGATGTGGGTGAACTATCCCAATATGCCCACAGGAGGCAATGCACGCCGTGAAACTTTTGAGCGATTGGTGGCTTTTGCCAAGGTTCACGACCTCGTCATCGTCAATGATAATCCTTATTCTTTCATTCTCAACGAGGGCGAGAAGCTTTCAATCATGCAGGTGGAAGGTGCACGCGACTGCTCAATTGAGTTCAATTCGATGAGCAAAGCCTATAACATGCCGGGCTGGCGTGTTGGCATGTGTGTTTCGAACCCTACGTTTATCAGTTGGATATTGAAGATAAAGAGTAATATCGACAGTGGCACATTTCGCGGTTTGCAGTTGGCTGCTGCCGAGGCATTCAACACAAATGATGAAGCTTGGCACCGCGAGTATAATGTAGATGTGTACAAGCGCAGGCGCAGGATTGCCGAGAAAATTATGACTGCATTGGGCTGTTCGTTTGATGCGCAGCAGGTGGGAATGTTCCTTTGGGGACGCATTTCCGACCATTACGCCGATGTGGAAGAACTTACAGAACGTGTGCTTCATGAGGCGAAAGTATTCATTACGCCTGGTTTTATCTTTGGTGAGAATGGTAAACGCTATGTGCGTTTGAGTCTTTGTGCCAAGGAAAAGCAGTTGGAGGAGGCGCTGAAACGGATATTGAAGCTACAACTTTGAACATTGAATTTTACCATTAGATAGGAAAAAATGGTTCATAAAGCTTATTGGAAAAGAATAATGTTATAGGAACTAAATATAAAACGTCAAATATTAAAGTAGAGAATATATGGAACTTGAATTGAAACCTCTGAATTTACCCAGCGACAAGGAACGCCCTTCCTGTGTGATAGCTGGCCCATGTTCTGCCGAAACAGAAGAGCAAGTATTGACAACAGCACGCCAATTAGCTGCCAAAGGTTGTCATATCTTCCGTGCAGGAGTTTGGAAACCACGTACCAAACCAGGCGGTTTTGAAGGTAATGGTGAGAAGGCTCTGCCGTGGTTGAAAGAAGTGAAAGCGCAGACGGGAATGCTGACTGCCACAGAAGTGGCAACGCCCGAACATGTAGAGCTGGCCTTGAAATATGGCATTGATGTGCTTTGGATTGGTGCCCGCACGAGTGCTAATCCCTTTGCAATGCAGGCTTTGGCTGATTGTCTGCAAGGTGTTGACATTCCTGTGCTGGTGAAAAACCCTGTAAATCCGGATATAGAGTTGTGGATTGGAGCCTTGCAGCGTCTCAATCAGGCTGGCATTAAGCGTCTGGGAGCCATTCATCGGGGTTTCTCAAGCTTTGATAAGAAGATTTATCGCAACTTACCAATGTGGCAGATACCTATAGAATTGCGGCGTCGCATACCTGAACTGCCAATGATTTGTGATCCCAGTCATATCGGTGGACGGCGTGATTTGATAGCACCTCTGTGTCAGCAGGCTATGGATTTGGGTTTCGATGGGCTGATTGTTGAAAGCCATTGCTCACCCGATGAGGCATGGAGTGATGCCAAACAGCAGGTGGCTCCTGATATTTTGGATTATATTTTGAGCCTTCTTGTGGTGCGTGATGAGCATACAACGACCGAGGGATTGCGTCCCTTGCGTGCGCAGATAGATGAACTCGACAATCAATTAATGGAACTTCTGGCCAGACGTATGCGTATCTGCCGTGAGATAGGAACTTATAAGAAAGAACATAATATGACCGTGTTGCAGACCAATCGCTATAATGAAATCCTGTCAAAGCGTGGTGCTCAGGCCAGTCTTTGTGGCATGAGTCCCGAGTTTGCAGCGCAAGTGTTTGAGCATATTCATGAAGAGAGCGTGCGTCAGCAGTTGGAAATCGTAAATCAGTAAGCATGAAAATATTGATTATGGGAGCAGGAAAGATGGGGAGTTTCTTCATCGATCTGCTTAGTTTTGAGCATGAGGTGGCGGTTTATGAAAAGGATGCAATGCGTATGCGTTTCACCTATAACTGCCAGCGTTTCACACAGTTGGATGAGATTAAGGCCTTTGCACCCGAGTTGGTAATCAATGCTGTGACCGTGAAATACACGCTCGCAGCTTTCAAAGAAGTGTTGCCTTGTTTGCCGGCAGAGTGTATTATCAGCGATATTGCCAGTGTGAAGACGGGCTTGAAAGCGTTCTATGAAGAGAGTGGACACCCTTATGTAAGCACTCATCCTATGTTTGGCCCAACCTTTGCCAACCTTAATCAGTTGAGCGAAGAGAACGCAATTATCATCAGCGAAGGTGACTATATGGGGCGTATCTTCTTCAAAGACCTCTATCAACGACTTGGACTCAATATCTATGAATATTCTTTTCAGGAACATGATGAGACCGTTGCTTACTCTTTGAGTATTCCGTTTGTCTCTACTTTCGTGTTCGCTGCTGTGATGAAGCATCAGGATGCACCGGGAACAACCTTCAAACGCCACATGCAAATCGCTAAAGGTGTGTTGAATGAAGACGATTACCTGTTGCAGGAAATCCTCTTTAACCCTTATACGGGCGGTCAGGTTGTGCAGATTAGGCAGGCTTTGAAAGAACTCATTGACATCATCGACCGAAAGGATGCAACAGCGATGAAAGATTTTTTGATGCGTATTCGTAACCATGTAAAAGACGATATTGTCTGAAAAAAATGTGCCTATGAAACTGTTTTATCTTCTGCTTGGCATCTTTACTTTCGTGGAATTGAACTGCGAGAATCTTTTCGATACGCAGCATGATTCCTTGAAACAGGATATGGAATATCTCCCCGACAGCTATCATCATTGGAATGCGAACCGTTATTGGAAGAAGCTTAATCACATCGGGCAGGAGATAATTGCGTGTGGAGGAGAGGGAAACAACTGGGTGTTACCTGATTTAGTCGCGCTCTGTGAAGTTGAAAACGACTCTGTCATGCGTGACCTAACGAAGCGCTCGCTGCTCCGTCAGGCTCGTTATGAATATGTGATGACCGATTCACCCGATATCCGAGGCATTGATGTGGCTTTGCTTTATTCGCCTTTTACCTTTCGTTTGTTGTATTGGCATGCCATTCGTGTGACGCCACTCAAGGGCATGCGACCCACGCGTGACATTCTCTATGCTGCCGGACAGATAATTTCTGGCGATACGCTTCATGTGTTTGTGGTGCATGCACCGAGTAGAAGTGGAGGTGAAATTGCCACATGTCCTAATCGAATGGCAGTGGTCAAGCGGTTGCAGGAGGCGGTAGATTCCGTGAAAAGCAATTCAGTTTCTGCTCATATTATTATCGCGGGAGACTTTAATGACTATACACAAGATGTTAGTATTCAATATCTTATATCTTGTGGTCTTGCTGATGTTTCGGCGTCAGCTAAGGGAACTCATGGGGCAAAAGGAACCTATAAATATCGAGGTGAGTGGGGAAGTCTGGACCATGTGCTGTGCAGTGAAGCCCTTGTTCCTTTGTTCCGAAGTTGTACGATAGCTGATTTTCCATTTCTGTTAACTGATGATGAAGTTTATGGAGGTTTGCAACCCTTGCGTAATTTCCATGGTGCAAAGTATCTTAATGGCTTCAGCGACCATCTCCCTTTGGTTGTAAAGTTTGATTTTTAGGCAGGAATAATCGGGGAATATGATAATGAAAAGGATTTTTCTTAATTATTTTTAAATTCCAATCCAATTCATCTTATTTCTCCGTTATATTATGTATTTTTGCATAGTCTAAAATGGGCCAACTTTCATGCTTATAGAGAGAGCCTCTTTTATAGTGGGAGAATTATAAAAAACTAAGGAACGTAATTTATGTTTGAGAACTTAAGTGATAGGTTAGAACGATCATTCAAAATACTGAAAGGTGAAGGTCAAATCACCGAAATCAACGTTGCCGAGACTTTGAAAGACGTACGCAGAGCTTTGCTTGATGCCGATGTCAATTTCAAAGTTGCCAAGAGTTTCACTGATACTGTAAGGCAAAAAGCCATGGGTATGAACGTGCTCACGGCTGTCAAGCCTGGTCAGTTGATGGTGAAGATTGTGCATGATGAACTGGCAGATTTGATGGGAGGTGAAACCGTTGATATCAAACTTGAAGGCCACCCTGCTATCATTTTGATGAGTGGTTTGCAAGGTTCTGGTAAGACAACTTTCAGTGGAAAGCTCGCTAACCTGCTTAAGAATAAAAAGAATAAGAAGCCTTTGTTGGTAGCTTGCGACGTCTATCGTCCCGCAGCTATTGAGCAGTTGAAAGTTGTTGGTGAGCAGATTGGGGTTCCAGTGTATTCGGAACCCGAGAGCAAGGATGTTCTCACGATTGCCAACAATGCTGTCCGCGAAGCGAAGGCAAAGGGCAATGATGTCGTTATTGTTGATACTGCAGGTCGTTTGGCAGTAGACGAGGAGATGATGACAGAGATTGCCAATCTGAAGAATGCACTCCACCCAGACGAAACGCTCTTTGTAGTTGACTCCATGACCGGTCAAGATGCTGTAAACACGGCAAAGGAATTCAATGACCGTTTAGATTTTGACGGCGTGGTGTTGACCAAGCTCGATGGTGATACTCGTGGTGGTGCAGCCCTTTCTATCCGTACGGTTGTCACCAAACCCATTAAGTTTGTCGGTACAGGTGAGAAGATGGAAGCCATTGATGCGTTTCATCCTATGCGTATGGCCGACCGAATTTTGGGTATGGGTGATATTGTTTCGCTTGTTGAACGTGCCCAAGAACAGTTTGATGAAGAGGAGGCTAAGCGACT
The nucleotide sequence above comes from Segatella oris. Encoded proteins:
- a CDS encoding bifunctional 3-deoxy-7-phosphoheptulonate synthase/chorismate mutase type II, producing MELELKPLNLPSDKERPSCVIAGPCSAETEEQVLTTARQLAAKGCHIFRAGVWKPRTKPGGFEGNGEKALPWLKEVKAQTGMLTATEVATPEHVELALKYGIDVLWIGARTSANPFAMQALADCLQGVDIPVLVKNPVNPDIELWIGALQRLNQAGIKRLGAIHRGFSSFDKKIYRNLPMWQIPIELRRRIPELPMICDPSHIGGRRDLIAPLCQQAMDLGFDGLIVESHCSPDEAWSDAKQQVAPDILDYILSLLVVRDEHTTTEGLRPLRAQIDELDNQLMELLARRMRICREIGTYKKEHNMTVLQTNRYNEILSKRGAQASLCGMSPEFAAQVFEHIHEESVRQQLEIVNQ
- a CDS encoding helix-turn-helix domain-containing protein — protein: MELLDRATFLEWMERIMKRFDDLKQTAPDIPQRPMIDGEPLLDNQEVCMMLQVSKRTLQRYRASGTLPYHIVYHKTWYLESEILAFMQTHFTENLKRKRKRPPKGT
- a CDS encoding site-specific integrase, which codes for MRSTFKVLFYLKKNTPKKNGSVPVMCRITIDGTIAQFSCKCDIHPDLWDIKSNRASGKSTVALETNRFLDKIRVGINAKYKEIAERDNYVTAEKVKNAFLGLEMRHETLLKVFAQHNEDFFKQVDAGLRCPSTYHKYCTVYKHLEEFIKNRYRVSDIALKELTPAFITDFDIFLRTEKQCCNNTVWIYMMPLRRMITIAQNHGWIVRDPFVDYSISAESTDRDYLTKDEIRRLLDLKFRRKSMELARDLYVFCCFTGLSFTDMKNLTKDNLQTSFDGKLWIMTKRQKTGVESNIMLLDIPKQIIEKYDGMAKEDYLLPVPQYITACKNIKKIIGLCGIEKEITWHTSRHTMATEICLTNGVPIETLSKMLGHTNIRTTQIYAKITHEKESRDMAALSDKLSKIEQFNGITI
- a CDS encoding helix-turn-helix domain-containing protein, producing MDNDVKTKNNEEIAHFLNASDRMIKGIDALRKKNRPLLNGHRYLTDDELSRLLHINRRTLQDYRNMGRISFVKLGGKVLYREEDVEKLLQENYRPRFEKP
- a CDS encoding endonuclease/exonuclease/phosphatase family protein yields the protein MKLFYLLLGIFTFVELNCENLFDTQHDSLKQDMEYLPDSYHHWNANRYWKKLNHIGQEIIACGGEGNNWVLPDLVALCEVENDSVMRDLTKRSLLRQARYEYVMTDSPDIRGIDVALLYSPFTFRLLYWHAIRVTPLKGMRPTRDILYAAGQIISGDTLHVFVVHAPSRSGGEIATCPNRMAVVKRLQEAVDSVKSNSVSAHIIIAGDFNDYTQDVSIQYLISCGLADVSASAKGTHGAKGTYKYRGEWGSLDHVLCSEALVPLFRSCTIADFPFLLTDDEVYGGLQPLRNFHGAKYLNGFSDHLPLVVKFDF
- a CDS encoding prephenate dehydrogenase/arogenate dehydrogenase family protein, producing MKILIMGAGKMGSFFIDLLSFEHEVAVYEKDAMRMRFTYNCQRFTQLDEIKAFAPELVINAVTVKYTLAAFKEVLPCLPAECIISDIASVKTGLKAFYEESGHPYVSTHPMFGPTFANLNQLSEENAIIISEGDYMGRIFFKDLYQRLGLNIYEYSFQEHDETVAYSLSIPFVSTFVFAAVMKHQDAPGTTFKRHMQIAKGVLNEDDYLLQEILFNPYTGGQVVQIRQALKELIDIIDRKDATAMKDFLMRIRNHVKDDIV
- a CDS encoding pyridoxal phosphate-dependent aminotransferase, with product MKAANRVNEIQEYYFSRKLKEVAQLNAAGENIISLAIGSPDLPPSKQTIDKLCEVARRPDAHGYQPTVGTPELREAMATFYQRWYGVTLDPKTEIQPLIGSKEGILHTTLAFVNPGDKVLVPNPGYPTYTSLSKILGAEIVNYNLQEDNGWQPDFEALEQMNLTGVKLMWVNYPNMPTGGNARRETFERLVAFAKVHDLVIVNDNPYSFILNEGEKLSIMQVEGARDCSIEFNSMSKAYNMPGWRVGMCVSNPTFISWILKIKSNIDSGTFRGLQLAAAEAFNTNDEAWHREYNVDVYKRRRRIAEKIMTALGCSFDAQQVGMFLWGRISDHYADVEELTERVLHEAKVFITPGFIFGENGKRYVRLSLCAKEKQLEEALKRILKLQL
- a CDS encoding helix-turn-helix domain-containing protein, with the protein product MEVITIEKKTYEAMMECFRILTAKVDALCRECDEKRMGRWLDNQDVCQILNISLRTLQTYRSNRMLPYTQIGYKMFYKPEDVGKLLEQSSAL
- a CDS encoding prephenate dehydratase — protein: MKKIAIQGERGSFHDIAAHQYFDGEAFELLCCKTFEQVFEHIQHDSSVIGLVAIENTIAGSLLHNYELLRSSGAVVIGEQKLHIKHALCCLASEDWSDIHEVHSHPVALAQCRNFLAMHSELKAVVAEDTAGSAAYIAHHAKYGWAAICSSYAAELYGMKVLQEDIHDNKHNFTRFLVLSNASQASLLRSEEKINKASLVFSLPDEEGSLSKILTILSFYGINLTKIQSLPIIGREWEYMFYVDIVFSNPMRYRQSIDAITPLVKNIKILGEYESSK
- a CDS encoding helix-turn-helix domain-containing protein, translating into MDVITIESKAYHELMGKIEKILRYVEREEKAKIEYENRLVTNDELAEILGISKRTLQRMRSTDRISYKMIYGRCYYDLHDIEEAIRNKSLYCNPQNLKELRHNFELKSRRIKDGTIG
- the ffh gene encoding signal recognition particle protein is translated as MFENLSDRLERSFKILKGEGQITEINVAETLKDVRRALLDADVNFKVAKSFTDTVRQKAMGMNVLTAVKPGQLMVKIVHDELADLMGGETVDIKLEGHPAIILMSGLQGSGKTTFSGKLANLLKNKKNKKPLLVACDVYRPAAIEQLKVVGEQIGVPVYSEPESKDVLTIANNAVREAKAKGNDVVIVDTAGRLAVDEEMMTEIANLKNALHPDETLFVVDSMTGQDAVNTAKEFNDRLDFDGVVLTKLDGDTRGGAALSIRTVVTKPIKFVGTGEKMEAIDAFHPMRMADRILGMGDIVSLVERAQEQFDEEEAKRLQKKIQKNKFDFNDFLGQIEQIKKMGNLKDLASMIPGVGKAIKDVDIDDNAFKGIEAIIKSMTPKERTSPELLNTSRRQRIAKGSGTSIQEVNKLIKQFDQTRKMMKMVTGNQMAGMMSRMKGMNIPGMPKL